A region from the Pseudomonas sp. KU26590 genome encodes:
- a CDS encoding SulP family inorganic anion transporter, with protein sequence MATTDLKALLPRELLASVVVFLVALPLCMGIAIASGMPPSKGLITGIIGGLVVGWLAGSPLQVSGPAAGLAVLVFELVREHGMAMLGPILLLAGALQLLAGRLKLGCWFRVTAPAVVYGMLAGIGVLIVLSQVHVMFDSGPKPSGLDNLVAFPQTVVSAMGMGSAMQAGLLGLGTIAVMWLWEKRRPHALRFVPGALLGVGIATVVSLVMSLQVKRVEVPANLAEAIDWLRPADLLNLADPAILIAAIAVAFIASAETLLSAAAVDRMHDGPRSDFDKELSAQGVGNMLCGLVGALPMTGVIVRSSANVQAGAKTRLSAMFHGLWLLAFVLLLSSVLQSIPVASLAGVLVYTGVKLVNIQALKGLGRYGRMPMFIYGATASAIVLTDLLTGVLIGFGLTLVKLALNASRLKINLVDLPAEGEMELRLNGSATFLKVPALTQTLETVPPGTTLHVPLGNLRYIDHSCLELLEEWGRANAAQGSRLLLEQRLLKRRVEGRIRTSIGGAALH encoded by the coding sequence ATGGCTACTACTGATCTGAAAGCGTTGTTACCACGGGAGCTGCTGGCTTCCGTGGTGGTTTTTCTGGTGGCCCTGCCGCTGTGCATGGGCATTGCCATCGCTTCCGGCATGCCGCCGTCCAAAGGTTTGATCACCGGCATCATTGGCGGTCTGGTGGTGGGCTGGCTGGCCGGTTCGCCGCTACAGGTCAGCGGCCCGGCGGCAGGTCTGGCGGTGCTGGTGTTCGAGCTGGTCCGTGAACATGGCATGGCCATGCTCGGGCCGATTTTGCTGCTCGCCGGGGCGCTGCAATTGCTGGCCGGTCGCTTGAAGCTCGGTTGCTGGTTTCGCGTCACGGCGCCGGCGGTGGTGTACGGCATGCTCGCGGGCATTGGTGTGCTGATCGTGCTTTCCCAGGTCCACGTCATGTTCGACAGCGGGCCCAAGCCTTCCGGGCTGGATAATCTGGTGGCGTTCCCGCAGACCGTTGTCAGTGCGATGGGGATGGGCAGCGCCATGCAGGCCGGTCTTCTCGGGCTGGGCACCATCGCCGTGATGTGGCTGTGGGAAAAGCGTCGGCCCCATGCGCTGCGGTTTGTGCCGGGCGCATTGCTCGGCGTCGGCATCGCAACGGTGGTGAGCCTGGTGATGAGCTTGCAGGTCAAGCGCGTCGAGGTTCCGGCCAACCTTGCTGAGGCCATCGACTGGCTGCGCCCCGCAGACCTGCTGAACCTGGCGGATCCTGCCATCCTGATCGCGGCGATTGCCGTGGCCTTCATTGCCAGCGCCGAAACCCTGTTGTCGGCAGCGGCGGTGGATCGGATGCACGACGGCCCGCGTTCGGACTTCGACAAAGAGCTCAGCGCCCAGGGCGTAGGCAACATGTTGTGCGGTCTGGTTGGCGCGTTGCCGATGACCGGCGTGATCGTGCGCAGTTCGGCCAACGTGCAGGCGGGTGCAAAGACGCGACTGTCGGCGATGTTCCACGGGCTGTGGCTGCTGGCGTTCGTGCTGTTGCTGTCGAGCGTGCTGCAGAGCATTCCTGTGGCGAGCCTCGCCGGCGTGCTGGTCTACACCGGCGTGAAGCTGGTGAACATTCAGGCGCTCAAGGGGCTGGGACGCTACGGCCGCATGCCGATGTTCATCTATGGCGCGACCGCCAGCGCGATTGTCCTGACGGACCTGCTGACGGGTGTGTTGATCGGCTTTGGCCTGACCCTGGTGAAGCTGGCGCTGAATGCATCGCGGTTGAAGATCAATCTGGTCGACCTGCCGGCCGAGGGTGAAATGGAGCTGCGCCTCAATGGTTCGGCTACGTTCCTCAAAGTGCCGGCCCTGACGCAGACACTGGAAACCGTGCCGCCCGGCACCACGCTGCATGTGCCGTTGGGCAATCTGAGGTATATCGACCATTCCTGCCTGGAGTTGCTGGAGGAATGGGGTCGGGCCAATGCCGCACAGGGCTCGCGTTTACTGTTGGAGCAACGGCTGCTCAAGCGTCGCGTGGAGGGAAGGATCCGCACGTCGATCGGAGGCGCAGCGCTGCATTAA
- a CDS encoding SCO family protein — translation MTRTQKTVFIFMAIVALVLGLTVYRVLSGPDQGDQTALIDAGIILLPQSRNVPDLSLTDQDGQSVSLSQLKGKWTVLFFGYTFCPDICPTTLAQLRQIKSELPKDVVEKLRIVLVSVDPDRDTPQQLKQYLGYFDKQFVGLAAPVDTLQKLANAVSIPYIPADTSKPNYTVDHSGNLALLGPDGTQRGFIRAPLNSQKLVAQLPGLVERK, via the coding sequence ATGACCCGAACCCAGAAAACCGTTTTCATCTTTATGGCCATCGTGGCGCTGGTGCTTGGCCTGACCGTTTACCGTGTGCTGTCCGGACCGGATCAAGGCGACCAGACAGCCCTTATCGACGCAGGGATTATCCTTCTCCCGCAGAGCCGCAACGTGCCGGATCTCTCGCTCACCGATCAGGACGGCCAATCCGTTTCATTGAGCCAATTGAAGGGCAAATGGACGGTGCTATTCTTCGGCTACACCTTCTGCCCGGACATCTGCCCGACCACCCTCGCCCAGCTACGTCAGATTAAAAGCGAGTTGCCTAAGGACGTCGTCGAAAAACTGCGCATCGTGCTGGTCAGCGTCGACCCCGATCGCGACACCCCGCAACAGCTCAAGCAATACCTGGGTTATTTCGACAAGCAGTTCGTCGGTCTGGCGGCGCCAGTCGATACGCTGCAGAAGTTGGCGAATGCCGTGAGCATCCCGTACATCCCGGCGGACACCAGCAAGCCGAACTACACGGTCGACCACAGCGGTAACCTCGCCCTCCTCGGTCCCGACGGCACGCAGCGCGGCTTCATCCGCGCGCCGCTGAACAGCCAGAAGCTGGTGGCGCAGTTGCCGGGGCTGGTTGAGAGGAAGTGA
- a CDS encoding MetQ/NlpA family ABC transporter substrate-binding protein: protein MKKLLAVFAAVAALSAHADETLTVAASAVPHAEILEFVKPMLAKEGVTLNVKVFNDYIQPNVQVDQNRMDANFFQHQPYLDEFNKGKGTHLVSVAKVHIEPFGAYSDKLKSLAELPDGANVAIPNDATNEGRALLLLVKAGLITLKDPTSITAKPSDVQQNPKNLKFRELEAATLPRVLTQVDLALINTNYALTAKLDPTKDALIIEGSESPYANILVTREDNKDAPAIQKLVAALHSPETKAFIVEKYKGAVVPAF from the coding sequence ATGAAGAAGTTGTTGGCTGTATTTGCGGCGGTGGCGGCCCTGTCTGCCCATGCTGATGAGACCTTGACCGTTGCGGCTTCCGCCGTGCCCCACGCCGAGATTCTCGAGTTCGTGAAGCCGATGCTGGCGAAGGAAGGTGTAACGCTGAACGTGAAGGTGTTCAACGATTACATTCAGCCCAACGTGCAGGTGGACCAGAACCGCATGGACGCCAACTTCTTCCAGCACCAGCCGTATCTCGATGAGTTCAACAAGGGCAAGGGCACGCATCTGGTGAGCGTGGCCAAGGTTCACATTGAGCCGTTTGGCGCGTACTCGGACAAGCTCAAAAGTCTGGCCGAGCTGCCGGATGGCGCTAACGTGGCCATCCCGAATGACGCCACCAACGAGGGCCGCGCGCTGTTGCTGCTGGTCAAGGCCGGCCTGATCACCCTGAAGGATCCGACCAGCATCACCGCCAAGCCAAGCGACGTTCAGCAGAACCCGAAGAACCTGAAATTCCGCGAGCTGGAAGCCGCGACTCTGCCACGCGTACTGACGCAGGTGGATCTGGCGCTGATCAACACCAACTACGCCCTGACGGCCAAGCTTGATCCCACCAAGGATGCGCTGATCATCGAAGGATCGGAGTCGCCTTACGCGAACATCCTGGTGACCCGCGAAGACAACAAGGATGCCCCGGCCATCCAGAAACTGGTCGCCGCGCTGCACAGCCCGGAAACCAAGGCGTTCATCGTTGAGAAATACAAAGGCGCCGTGGTTCCGGCGTTCTGA
- a CDS encoding methionine ABC transporter permease produces the protein MDTFLNLFSNVDWYEIWLATGDTLIMLGVSLAFTVLLGLPLGVLMFLTSPRQLLENKPLYTTVGLIVNMLRALPFIILLIVMMPLTEIITGTSLGILGTLPPLIAGATPFFARLVETALREVDRGIIEATQAMGATTRQVVIKALLPEARPGILAAITVTAIALVSFTAMAGAVGAGGLGDLAIRYGYQRFQNDVMFVTVVLLLVLVQILQTVGDRLVAHFSHR, from the coding sequence ATGGACACCTTTCTCAACCTGTTTTCCAACGTCGACTGGTACGAAATCTGGCTGGCGACAGGCGACACCCTGATCATGCTCGGCGTGTCGCTTGCCTTCACCGTCCTGCTGGGCTTGCCGCTTGGCGTGCTGATGTTCCTGACCTCTCCGCGTCAGTTGCTTGAGAACAAGCCGCTCTACACCACCGTCGGCCTGATCGTGAACATGCTGCGAGCGCTGCCGTTCATCATCCTGCTGATCGTGATGATGCCGCTGACGGAAATCATCACCGGCACCTCGCTGGGCATTCTCGGCACGCTGCCGCCGTTGATCGCAGGCGCCACGCCGTTCTTTGCACGCCTGGTGGAAACCGCGCTGCGGGAAGTGGATCGCGGGATCATCGAGGCCACTCAGGCCATGGGCGCGACGACCCGGCAGGTCGTGATCAAGGCGCTGTTGCCTGAAGCACGCCCGGGCATTCTCGCCGCAATCACCGTCACCGCGATTGCACTGGTGTCGTTCACGGCCATGGCCGGTGCGGTCGGCGCCGGCGGCCTGGGCGATCTGGCGATTCGCTACGGTTATCAACGCTTTCAGAACGATGTGATGTTTGTAACGGTCGTATTGCTGCTGGTGCTGGTGCAGATCCTGCAAACCGTTGGCGACAGACTGGTCGCGCACTTTTCACACCGTTAA
- a CDS encoding methionine ABC transporter ATP-binding protein, translating to MIEFQNVHKTYRVADREIPALHPTSLRIENGQVFGLIGHSGAGKSTMLRLINRLEAPSGGKILVDDVDVTALDADGLRGFRRQVGMIFQHFNLLSSKTVADNVAMPLTLAGDMSRAQIDQRVAELLARVGLSDHARKYPAQLSGGQKQRVGIARALATKPKILLCDEATSALDPQTTASVLQLLAEINRELNLTIVLITHEMDVIRRVCDQVAVMDAGIIVEQGAVADVFLHPKHPTTRRFVQEDEEVDENQLNLDFAHVQGRIVRLTFQGEATYAPLLGTVARETGVDYSILAGRIDRIKDTPYGQLTLAITGGDMDAAFARFTAADVHMEVLR from the coding sequence GTGATCGAGTTCCAAAACGTCCACAAAACCTATCGGGTTGCCGACCGGGAAATTCCCGCGCTGCACCCCACCAGCCTGCGCATCGAAAACGGCCAGGTGTTTGGTCTGATCGGCCATTCCGGCGCCGGCAAAAGCACCATGCTGCGCCTGATCAACCGCCTTGAGGCACCGAGCGGCGGCAAGATTCTGGTCGATGACGTTGATGTCACCGCACTGGACGCCGATGGTCTGCGCGGCTTCCGCCGTCAGGTCGGCATGATTTTCCAGCACTTCAATCTGCTGTCGTCAAAGACGGTGGCCGACAACGTCGCCATGCCGCTGACGCTGGCCGGGGACATGTCCCGCGCGCAGATTGATCAGCGCGTGGCCGAGCTGCTCGCCCGCGTGGGTCTTTCCGACCACGCCAGGAAATACCCGGCGCAATTGTCAGGCGGTCAGAAGCAACGCGTCGGCATCGCCCGCGCGCTGGCGACCAAGCCAAAGATTCTGCTGTGCGACGAGGCCACCAGCGCCCTTGACCCGCAAACCACGGCGTCGGTGTTGCAGCTGCTGGCCGAGATCAATCGCGAACTAAACCTGACCATCGTGTTGATCACCCACGAAATGGACGTGATCCGTCGCGTCTGCGATCAGGTGGCGGTCATGGATGCGGGCATCATCGTCGAGCAGGGCGCTGTGGCCGATGTGTTTCTGCACCCCAAGCACCCGACCACTCGCCGTTTTGTGCAGGAAGACGAGGAGGTCGACGAAAACCAGCTGAACCTCGATTTCGCCCATGTTCAGGGTCGCATCGTGCGCCTGACGTTTCAGGGCGAAGCGACCTACGCGCCATTGCTGGGCACGGTCGCGCGGGAAACCGGTGTGGACTACAGCATTCTGGCCGGCCGTATCGACCGCATCAAAGACACGCCTTACGGGCAACTGACGCTGGCCATCACCGGTGGTGACATGGATGCCGCGTTTGCCCGCTTCACCGCAGCCGACGTTCACATGGAGGTCCTGCGCTGA
- the katE gene encoding catalase HPII: protein MSKNTNPPVSPKANSELAGTDTLDRGNTNAKVESLETFRSDATGEALRTNQGVKISDNQNTLKVGSRGPSLLEDFIMREKITHFDHERIPERIVHARGTAAHGYFQTYENHSALSKAEFLRDPGKKTPVFTRFSTVQGPRGSGDTVRDVRGFAVKFYTGEGNYDLVGNNMPVFFIQDAIKFPDFVHAVKPEPHNEIPTGGSAHDTFWDFVSLVPESAHMVLWTMSDRAIPKSLRSMQGFGIHTFRMINTEGKSTFVKFHWKPKYGTCSLVWDEAQKLAGKDTDFHRRDLWESIEMGDYPEWELGVQIIAEEDEHKFDFDILDPTKIIPEELVPVTPLGKMVLNRNPDNYFAETEQVAFCPGHVVPGIDFSNDPLLQGRLFSYTDTQISRLGGPNFHEIPINRPVSPNHNNQRDAQHRTTIDKGRASYEPNSIDGGWPKETPAGPEDGGFETYPERIEAHKVRERSPSFGDHFSQATLFFNSMSEHEKEHIIAAYSFELGKVEREHIRARQVNEILANIDLTLAKRVAENLGLPAPTAPTVQAQSNGKLTVDKSPLLSQANLLPADIASRKVAILVANGVDDKAVAAMKAALEAEGAHAKVLGPTSAPVKTASGASLAVDASMEGLPSVAFDAVFIPGGDASIKALSGDGVALHYVLEAYKHLKAIAYAGDAQKLIDLLRLEADAGLLAVSDKASFKAFFDAIQQHRVWAREPKAKAIPA from the coding sequence ATGAGTAAGAACACCAATCCACCTGTTAGCCCCAAAGCCAACAGTGAACTGGCTGGCACTGACACGCTGGACCGTGGCAATACCAACGCCAAGGTTGAAAGCCTTGAAACGTTCCGCTCCGACGCTACCGGCGAGGCTTTGCGCACCAATCAGGGCGTGAAGATCTCCGACAATCAGAACACGCTGAAAGTCGGATCGCGCGGCCCCTCGCTGCTCGAAGACTTCATCATGCGCGAGAAGATCACCCACTTTGACCATGAACGCATCCCGGAGCGCATCGTCCATGCGCGCGGTACCGCGGCTCATGGTTACTTCCAGACCTACGAGAACCATTCGGCGCTGTCAAAAGCCGAATTCCTGCGCGACCCGGGCAAGAAAACCCCGGTCTTTACACGCTTTTCCACGGTCCAGGGCCCACGTGGCTCCGGCGATACCGTCCGTGACGTACGCGGTTTCGCGGTCAAGTTCTATACCGGCGAAGGCAACTACGACCTGGTCGGCAACAACATGCCGGTGTTCTTCATCCAGGACGCCATCAAGTTTCCCGATTTCGTACACGCGGTGAAGCCAGAGCCTCATAACGAAATCCCTACGGGCGGCTCGGCACACGACACCTTCTGGGACTTCGTTTCACTGGTGCCGGAATCCGCGCACATGGTGCTGTGGACCATGTCCGACCGTGCGATCCCGAAAAGCCTGCGGTCGATGCAAGGCTTCGGCATTCACACGTTCCGCATGATCAACACCGAGGGTAAATCCACGTTCGTCAAATTCCACTGGAAGCCCAAGTACGGTACTTGCTCTCTGGTGTGGGACGAAGCGCAGAAGCTTGCGGGCAAGGACACTGACTTCCATCGCCGCGACCTGTGGGAGTCCATCGAGATGGGCGACTACCCGGAATGGGAACTGGGCGTTCAGATCATCGCAGAAGAAGACGAGCACAAGTTCGACTTCGACATTCTGGACCCGACCAAAATCATCCCGGAAGAGCTGGTGCCGGTAACGCCGCTGGGCAAAATGGTGCTCAACCGCAATCCGGACAACTACTTCGCCGAGACCGAGCAGGTTGCGTTCTGCCCAGGCCACGTCGTGCCGGGTATCGACTTCTCCAACGATCCGCTGCTGCAAGGTCGACTGTTTTCCTACACCGACACGCAGATCAGCCGACTGGGCGGGCCGAACTTCCACGAGATCCCGATCAACCGTCCGGTCTCGCCGAACCACAACAACCAGCGTGATGCTCAACACCGCACCACCATCGACAAGGGTCGTGCTTCCTACGAGCCAAACTCGATCGACGGCGGCTGGCCGAAAGAAACCCCTGCAGGTCCGGAGGATGGCGGCTTCGAGACGTATCCAGAACGCATCGAAGCGCACAAAGTGCGTGAACGCAGCCCGTCGTTTGGCGATCACTTCTCCCAAGCCACGCTGTTCTTCAACAGCATGAGCGAGCACGAGAAAGAGCACATTATCGCGGCCTACAGCTTCGAGCTGGGCAAGGTTGAGCGTGAGCACATCCGCGCACGTCAGGTGAATGAGATTCTCGCGAATATCGACCTCACACTGGCCAAACGTGTGGCTGAAAACCTTGGCTTGCCCGCGCCGACCGCCCCGACTGTCCAGGCCCAAAGCAACGGCAAGTTGACTGTCGACAAGTCGCCGCTGCTGAGCCAGGCGAACCTGCTGCCTGCCGACATTGCTTCGCGCAAAGTGGCCATCCTGGTTGCCAATGGCGTCGACGACAAAGCCGTCGCGGCGATGAAAGCGGCGCTGGAAGCCGAAGGCGCACACGCCAAGGTGCTGGGTCCTACCTCCGCGCCGGTCAAAACCGCGAGCGGTGCGTCCCTGGCAGTTGATGCTTCGATGGAAGGTTTGCCATCGGTCGCGTTCGATGCCGTGTTCATCCCGGGCGGCGATGCCTCCATCAAGGCACTGAGCGGCGACGGCGTGGCACTGCACTATGTGCTTGAGGCGTACAAGCACCTCAAAGCCATTGCTTATGCAGGTGATGCACAGAAATTGATCGACCTGCTGCGCTTGGAAGCCGATGCCGGCTTGCTGGCCGTTTCGGACAAAGCCTCCTTCAAGGCATTCTTCGATGCGATCCAGCAGCACCGCGTCTGGGCTCGTGAGCCTAAAGCGAAGGCGATTCCTGCGTAA